A genomic segment from Xiphophorus maculatus strain JP 163 A chromosome 6, X_maculatus-5.0-male, whole genome shotgun sequence encodes:
- the adhfe1 gene encoding hydroxyacid-oxoacid transhydrogenase, mitochondrial gives MAGRDRIVHLLRQLERTACRCPAHSHTFHQGAAAAGDRKTDYAFEMASSNIRYGAGVSAEVGMDLQNLGAQNVCLMTDRTLTRLPPVQAVLESLVRNRVRFQVFDDVRVEPSDSSFKEAISFAKKDSFDVFVAVGGGSVIDTCKAANLYSCHPDADFLDFVNAPIGKGRPVTRTLKPLIAVPTTAGTGSETTGVAIFDYEPLKAKTGIASRALRPTLGIVDPLHTLSMPERVAANSGFDVLCHALESYTALPYSQRAPCPTNPINRPAYQGSNPISDVWSRHALSVVSKYMKRAVRDSEDLEARSSMHLASVFAGIGFGNAGVHLCHGMSYPIAGNVKTHTARGYSVEHPLVPHGLSVVLTAPAVFSFTAPMCPERHLEAAEILGADVRQVKRADAGAVLADTLRRFLFDLQVEDGLGAVGYHKDDIPALVKGTLPQERVTKLSPRAHTEEDLSRLFETSMKLY, from the exons ATGGCGGGTCGGGACCGGATCGTTCACCTTCTCAGACAGCTGGAGCGCACTGC GTGCAGATGCCCCGCCCACTCCCACACCTTCCATCAAG GAGCGGCAGCGGCCGGCGACAGGAAGACGGACTACGCCTTCGAG ATGGCCAGCTCCAACATCCGCTACGGCGCCGGGGTCAGCGCTGAGGTCGGCATG GACCTTCAGAACCTGGGAGCCCAGAACGTGTGCCTGATGACGGACCGGACCCTGACCCGCCTGCCGCCCGTGCAGGCCGTCCTGGAGTCCCTGGTGAGGAACCGAGTCCGTTTCCAGGTGTTCGACGATGTCCGGGTGGAGCCCAGCGACTCCAG ttttaaagaAGCAATCTCGTTTGCGAAGAAGGACTCGTTCGACGTGTTCGTGGCGGTGGGCGGCGGCTCCGTCATCGACACCTGTAAAGCCGCCAACCTGTACTCCTGCCATCCTGACGCCGACTTCCTGGATTTCGTCAACGCTCCGATAGGGAAAGGCAGGCCGGTGACCAGAACCCTGAAGCCGCTCATCGCAG TTCCAACGACCGCAGGCACCGGCAGCGAGACCACCGGGGTCGCCATCTTCGACTACGAGCCTCTGAAGGCCAAAACAG GTATCGCTAGCAGAGCGCTCCGACCCACGCTGGGCATCGTGGACCCGCTGCACACTCTGAGTATGCCCGAACGAGTCGCCGCCAACAGCGGCTTCGACGTGCTGTG CCATGCTCTGGAATCCTACACCGCCCTGCCCTACAGCCAGAGGGCGCCCTGCCCCACCAACCCCATCAACCGGCCCGCCTACCAGGGCAGCAACCCCATCAGTGACGTCTGGTCCCGCCATGCCCTCAGTGTGGTCTCCAAGTACATGAAGCG GGCGGTGCGGGACTCGGAGGACTTGGAGGCTCGCTCCAGCATGCACCTGGCCAGCGTGTTCGCTGGGATCGGCTTCGGGAACGCCGGAGTCCATCTGTG CCACGGGATGTCCTACCCCATCGCTGGGAATGTGAAGACTCACACAGCCAGGGGCTACAGCGTGGAGCACCCCCTGGTG CCTCATGGACTCTCCGTCGTTCTGACGGCGCCGGCCGTCTTCAGCTTCACTGCACCCATGTGCCCAGAGCGCCACCTGGAGGCCGCTGAGATCCTGG GTGCAGACGTGCGGCAGGTGAAGCGTGCGGACGCCGGCGCCGTTCTGGCCGACACGCTACGCCGCTTCCTGTTTGACCTTCAGGTGGAGGACGGACTCGGCGCCGTCGGATACCATAAGGACGACATTCCGGCTCTGGTGAAAGGAACGCTGCCTCAG